Within Cnuibacter physcomitrellae, the genomic segment AGTCCTGTTTATCAGGTATAGTTTCCTGCATGCTAGGCAACGGCGTCGAGATACTCAGGCGCGACCGATGAGGACGTCAGGGGCCGAGTCCTGCGACGTGATCGTGGTCGGCGCGGGCCCCGTGGGGATGACGGCGGCTCTGCTGCTCGCCGCGCGCGGCGTCGACGTGGTCATCGCGGAGCGCAACCTGCAGACGAGCAACGACCCGAAGGCCATCAGCCTCGACGACGAGTCGCTCCGCTCGTACCAGGACGCCGGCATCGAGACGCAGGTGATGTCGGTCATCGTCCCGGGGACCGGCACGATGTACTTCGGCGCCGACGACAGGCCGCTCTTCCATGCCAGGGCCGCCGCGCCGTTCCGCAACGGGTTCCCGTTCAAGAACCCCTTCGCCCAGCCCGACCTCGAACGGGTGCTGATGTCCGCGCTCCTGGAGAACCCTCGAGTCCGCGTGCTGCTGGGGGCGCCCGTCGAAAGCATCCGCCTCCTGCCCGAGGGGGCCGAGGTCGTGACCGGGGGACCGTCACCACAGGAGATCCGCGCTCGCTACGTGCTCGGGGCGGATGGCGGCCGTTCGGCCGTGCGCTCCCTCATCGGGGCGACGATGAGCGGGCGCAGCCACGACGATGTCTGGCTCGTGGTCGACACCTCGGGAGATACCCGGACCGAGCGGTACGGCATGCATCACGCGCTTCCCGAGAGACCCCATGTCATCGTGCCGGGGCTCGACGGGCGGTGCCGGTACGAGTTCCGGCTGTTCCCCGGGGAGGGTGAGGCGGGGGAGGAGCCGCGGTTCGAGCTCATCGAGCGCCTGGTCTCGCAGTACCGTCCCCTCACGCCCGATCAGGTCGAGCGGGCGGTCGCCTACCGCTTCCACGGTCTCAACGCCGACCACTACCGGTACGGGCCCGTCTTCCTGCTCGGGGACGCGGCCCACATGATGCCGCCGTTCGCCGGCCAGGGGCTCAACTCCGGGCTCCGCGACGCGAGCAACCTCAGCTGGAAGATCGCCGAGCGCCTGAGGGGTCGTCTCTCGGATGCGGCCCTCGACTCCTACGAGACCGAACGTCGTCCTCACGCCGGGGCGGTCATCCGGAGCTCCGAGCGGCTCGGACGGGTCGTGATGACGACGAACCGCCGCCTGGCGGAGCACCGAGACGCCGTGGTGCGCGACGCGATGAGCACGATCGAAGGTCGCCGCTTCTTCGAGGAGATGCGGTACCGACCGGCCGCTCGATACCGGGACGGCCTCGTGGATGGCGACCATCCACTGGTGGGCGCGCAGATCGGGCAGCCGAGGGTCTTCGACTTCACCGTCCGCCGCACCGTGCCCTTCGACCGGATGGTCGGCACGGGCTGGGCGATCGCCGGCGTCGGCGTCGACTCGGTGGCGTGGGCGGCGATGGACCCCGTGGTCGAGCGCCTTCAGGCGGCCCGCATCAGCGTGCCTCTGGACGACACCATCGTCGTCGACGACCGTGTGCACGTGGCCATCGACCTCGACACCCTGCTCTACGCCGAGTTCGCCCCGGCCCGGGGCTCCTTCGTCGTCCTGAGGCCCGACCACTTCGTGGCGGCCGTCTGGACGCCGGACGAGAGGGAGCGTGCGGACGAGGCGCTCGAGCGCTGGGGGATCCCGGTCCGCGAGGCCGTCACCGATCCCCTGCCTGCCCCATGACCGAAGACCAAGGCGAAGGCCGGAACGCACCGACCCGCCGTGAGGAGAGGAGAGACGTCGTGAGCGACGCGAATCGCATCACCCTGACCCAGAACGAGAACGCGGGCACCCTGCGGAGGACTGCCGTGTCGCACATCGGATTCCGTGTGCCCGACGTCGCTGCCGCCGCGCAGTTCTACTCACGGGTGCTCGGGATGGAACGACACGGTGACCTGCCTGACGGCGGCCTGCGTCTCGGCTGGGGCAGCGGGCATCACGTGATCGACCTCCTCCCGGGTGAGCAGGGTCTCGTGCACTACGGGTTCGAGGTGCGCGACGAGGACGGGGTCGCGGGCATCGCCGAGCGCCTGACCGCCGCCGGGTACGAGGTCGCGGACCTCGACGCCTCGTTCATCGACGCCGCCGTGGGCAGCCCGGCCGGTATCTCGGTGAAGGACCCCGATGGCACCGAGGTCCACTTCCACTCCGAGGTGCAGCGACAGGGTGAGAACAGCGCGGACCCCGGTCGGCGCCCCGTGAAGTTCCAGCACACCACCCTCACCACCACCGACGTCCCGGGTCTGGTGTCGTTCTACGTCGACACGGTCGGCTTCCGCATCTCGGACCAGCTGGCCGACGGACGGTTCTGCTGGCTCCGGAGCGACAAGGATCACCACACCCTGGCGGTGGTCGACACCGGCCGGTCGGGCGACATCGACCACTACTCGTACGACCTCGCCGAGTGGGAGGACTTCAAGGCCTGGTGCGACCGGCTCTCCGAGCTCGACGTGGACGTGCAGTGGGGGCCAGGACGCCACGGACCGGGCAACAACCTCTTCGTCTTCTTCGACGATCCTGCGGGGAACCACATCGAGCTGTCCGCCGAGATGGAGAAGTTCTGGGACGACCGGGTGGCCTACGAGCCGCGTCGGTGGCAGCCCATCCCGCACAGCGTGAACCTCTGGGGCGGTCAGACCCCGACCTGGCGTCGCACGAGCGAGGCGCGCGTCTGATGGCCTACGTCAGCTACATCGTGGATGGCCTCTGGCACGTAGGCGTCCTGGACGGCGACGGGATCATCCCGTTGGAGGGCGTCGAGGCCATCGGGCCCGACACAGGGATCGACGAGCTCGCGGCGGCACCGCGTCGGGACGACCTGCGGACCGGTCGCGACCAGGTCGAGCTGCTCCCGTCGAGCCCTCGCCCGAACAAGATCTTCTGCGTGGGGCTCAACTACTCCTCGCACATCGAGGAGACCAAGCGCGATCTCCCGACCTACCCCGTGCTGTTCCCCAAGTTCGCCTCGAACCTGGTCAGCGCCGACGCCCCGATCGTGGCGCCCCCGGAGTCGACCCAGGTCGACTACGAGGGTGAGCTCGCCGTGATCATCGGCAGGGCAGGGCGACGCATCCGCAGGGAGGATGCGCTCGACCACGTGCTCGGCTACAGCGTCGCGAACGACGTGACGATGCGCGACTACCAGTACAAGACCCATCAATGGACCCAGGGCAAGGCCTGGGACTCGTCGACGCCCCTGGGGCCGGTCGTGGTGACACCGGACGAGGTCGACCTCACGGCGGCGGGCATCCGCACCACGCTGAACGACGAGGTGGTCCAGGACTCCGACCTGTCGAAGCTGATCTTCGACATCCCGACGCTGATCGCGACGGTGTCGGAGTTCACCGTCCTCGAACCGGGCGACGTCATCCTCACCGGCACGCCCGGGGGAGTGGGCTACCGCCGCGACCCGCAGCTGTTCCTCCACCCGGGCGACCGGGTGAGCGTCGAGATCGAGGGTGTCGGGCGGATCGACAGCGTCGTGGTCGCGGACGCCTGATGTCGGGCCAGCTTCGGACGGTCGACGTCGTCGAGGGCTTCACCGGGCGGCTCATCACCCCCGGTGATGGGGACTACGACGAGGCCCGCACGATCTGGAACGCCATGATCGATCGCAGGCCGAGCCACATCGCCCGGTGTCGGACGACCGACGACGTCGTCGCCGTGCTGGCGTGGGCGCGGGCGGGCGACCGCGAGGTCGCGGTGCGCGGAGGCGGGCACAGCATCCCCGGGCACAGCATGATCGACGACGGTGTGGTGATCGACCTCTCGCCGATGGACTCGGTCGAGGTCGACGAGGATGCTCTGGTCGTCCGTGTCGCCGGGGGATGCCTGCTCGGCGACGTCGACGCGGCCACCCAGGCCCACGGACTCGCCACCCCGGCCGGGGCGATCTCGCACACCGGGGCCGGAGGCCTGATCCTCGGCGGTGGGCTGGGCTGGACGATGCGCAAGTACGGATTGACGATCGACAACCTCCTGTCGGCGACCGTCGTCCTCGCCGACGGGGAGGTCGTCACCGCGTCGGAGGACGAGCATCCGGACCTCTTCTGGGCCCTCCGCGGAGGGGGAGGCAACTTCGGGGTGGTCACGGAGTTCGTGCTCCGCCTCCACCCCCGCGGGCCGGTCTACCTGGCGGCCACCGCCTTCTCTATCGAGGACTCCGCCGTCGTCCTGCGGGCCATGGCTGCTCACATGCCCACGGCGGACGACGATCTGGTGTGGTCGGCGTTCTTCCGGAAGCTTCCCGACTTCCCCTGGGCTCCGCCCGACCGGGTGGGGGAACCGGTGCTGCTGGCCCCCCTCGCCTGGCTCGGCGACCACGACGAGGGCGCCCGGGAGATCGACCGGATCCTCCAGGATCTCGGGGTGGACCCCCTCGCATCCGCACGCGGTCCGATCGAGTACGTCGACCTGCAGCGTCTCAACGACGAGCTGAACGGGCACGGGCACTGGAACTACCACAAGTCGGGCTTCCTGCGTGATCTCGACGACGACACGATCGCGTCGCTCGTGCGCTGCGGTGCGAGGATCGCGTCCGCGAACTCCCAGCTCGAGGTGCTGTCGATGGGCGGCCTGATCTCGCGGATCGACGAGAGCTCGACCGCGTTCGCGCATCGCGACGAGCTCTGGCCGGTGAACGTGTGCGGCATCTGGCGCCCCGAGGAGAGCGCGGAGGACAACCTCGCCTGGGTGAGGACGACCTGGAGCGACCTCGAGGACCATCTGCGAGCGGGGTCCTACATGAACTTCGGCGGCAGCGACGCGAGCGGGGACGAGCAGCGCGAGAGCTACGGCGAGACGTGGACACGCCTGCGCGAGGTGAAGACCCGGTACGACCCCGACAACGTGTTCCGGCACAACGCGAACATCCCTCCGCTGACGTCGGGGGCGATCCGATGAGGGAGCTGCGCGGGAGGACCGCGTTCGTGACCGGCGGCGACAGCGGCATCGGTCTCGGGATCGCCCGGGCCCTCGTGGGCGAAGGGGTTCGGGTCGCCCTGTGCGGCCTCACCGAGTCCTCCGTGCAGACCGCCGTCGACGAGCTCTCGGCCCGGACCGGCGGGCAGGTCGAGGTCGAGGGGTACGTGCTCGACGTCCGTGACCGCGACGCCCTCGAGGCGGTCGCTGAGCAGCTGGACGAGTCGTACGGCGGCATCGACATCCTGGTCAACAACGCGGGGGTCGGGTTCCTGACGCCCACCGTCGAGGCGGGCTTCGAGCAGTGGGACTGGGTGCTCGGAATCAACCTGACCGGCGTCTTCAACGGGGTCAGGACGTTCGTGCCCCGGATGCTCGCGTCCGGCAGGGACGGACACGTCGTGTCGACCGCCTCGATCGGCGGCCTGCTCGGGACTCCCGGCGGTCTCTACGTGGCGGCGAAGTTCGGGGTGGTGGGCCTCATGGAGGCACTGCGCACCGAGCTCCACGGCACCGGCATCGGGGTCTCGGTCCTGGCGCCGGGGATCGTGCGCACGAACATCGCCCACGGGCCGCGCCCGCCCGGAGTCGAGGCGAGCGAGTCGCCCGGCGGTGCTTCGCTCGACGAGCTCTACCAGGCGCCCCTCGAGCCCGACGACGTGGGGCGGGCCGTGGTCGCCGGCATCCTGAACGACGACCTCTACATCCTGACCCACGGCGAGCACCGGCCGTTCCTGGCCGAGCGCTTCGAGGCGATCCTCGCGTCGCTGCCCCCCGAGCCGGCAGACGAGCGGCGAAGCGCCGTCGAGCGCACCGTGCTCGCCAACCCGGTCTACTCCGAGGCCGTCGCCCGCAGGGAGGCTCGGTGAGCCGTCGTCCGGGAGCCAGACAGCTCGAGGGCTCCGTCAGCCTCATCACCGGGGGTGGCGCGGGCATCGGGCGCGCCACCGCACTGCTCTTCGCCGAGGAGGGCGCCGCGGTCGTGGTGGCCGACCGCGACGCGGTGGCGGCCCTCGACGTCGCCGACGAGATCGCGGCCGAGGGTGGCACAGCGCTCGGCCTCCACGTCGACGTGGCCGACGAGCAGAGCGTGCGCGACCTGGTCGATGCTGCGGTCGCGCGGTTCGGAAAGCTCGACTCCGCCTTCAACAACGCGGGCATCGCCCCGCCCGGCGCCGCCGTCCAGGACATCAACGCGGAGGACTGGGACCTCGTCCAGCGGGTCAACCTGCGCGGGGTGTGGCTGTGCCTCACGTACGAGCTGAAGCACATGCTCGCGCGCGGCACGGGATCGATCGTGAACAGCGCGTCGGTCGCCGGGCTGGTCGGCAACCCCGGGTCCGCCGGGTACTCGGCGGCCAAGCACGGGGTGATCGGGCTGACCCGGACCGCGGCCGCCGAGCACGGACGCCACGGTGTGCGGATCAACGCCATCGCGCCGGGGCTCACCGGCACGGAGATGGTGCGTCGCCTGATGGCGGAGGGGGTCATCGACCCGGAGACGGCCACGGCCAGGATGCCGCTCGGACGCCTCGCCGAGCCGCGGGAGATCGCGGAGGCGGCGCTCTGGCTGGCGTCGCCCCGGTCGAGCTTCGTGACGGGGAGCGTGCTCACCGTCGACGGAGGCGAGACGGCAGTCTGAACCCGCCGGCATCGACCGGCACGAGGAGTCGTCCACAATGGGCGGCACGGCGAAACGGAGCAAGGCAATGGCAGTCACCGGTGGAGAGCTGGTCATCCGGGCCCTGGAGCGCGCCGGCGTCGACGTGGCGTTCGGCATCAACGGCGCACACGTCGACAGCATGTACCAGGCGGCCCTGGACCGCTCCTTCCGCATCGTCGACACCCGTCACGAGATGAACGCCGGACACGCTGCCGAGGGGTACGCCCGGGCGGGACACCGATTGGGCGTCGCGCTCCTGACCGCCGGCGGCGGCTTCACGAACGCGGTCACCTCGATCGCCAACGCGTACCTCGATCGCACGCCGGTGCTGTACATCGCCGCGTCGGGCCCGCTCGCCGTCGACGAGACGAACACGCTCCAGGCCGGGATCGACCAGGTCGCGATCGCGACGCCCATCACGAGGTGGGCGCACCGCATCACCCGCGCCGAGCTGATCCCGAGGCTGCTCGCGCAGGCCATCCGCATCGCCACCCAGGGTCCTCGGGGACCCGTGCTGATCGACATCCCCTGGGACGTGCTGACCGCCGCGGTCGACGACGACCTCGCGGACGAAGCGCAGGAGCTCGGCGCCGACTCCGTCCTCGCCGCACCGGGAGCGGACGCCGTATCGAGGATCCTCGACGGGCTGGCGGCGGCGGAGCGCCCCGTCCTGATCGCCGGCTCCGAGCTGGTCAGGAGCGAGGGCGGGGCGGCTCTGCGCCGCCTGGCAGAGCGGACCGGGACTCCGCTGTTCTCCGACACCGAGGCGCTGGGCGCCATCCGGGAGAGCCCGCTCTCCTACGGGCTGCTGCAGGGGCTGTTCGGACTCGACGAGGGCGAGCGGCCGGACCGCGTGATCCTCCTGGGGCTGCGGTTCGGGCTTGCGACCGCCCACGGGTCGGGGATCCTCATCCCGACAGGATCGGCCGTGGTCCAGATCGACAGCGACGCCCGAGAGCTCGGCCGGCTGCAGCCCATCGAGCTGGGTGTCCTGGCCGACGCGGGCGCCGCCGCGGCCGAGCTCGCGGAGGCGGCCGCTCGACGCGGGGACTGGCCCGACCGGTCCGCCTGGCAGAGGCGTCTGCGCGACCTCGTCGACGGACGGTTCGACGCGGTCACGGCTCAGGCCGTGCGCGACGATCGGATCCACCCGATGGATGCGGTCACCGCGATCGCCGAGACCGTGCCCGCCGGGTCCGTCGTGGTCGCCGACGGTGCGCTGACGTACCTCTGGCTGTCGGAGACCATCTCCCGGGCACCCGTCGCCGACTACCTCTGCCACGGCTACCTGGGCTCGATGGGCGTCGGTGTGGGAACGGCGCTCGGCGCTCAAGCGGCCGACACCGGGAGGCCCGTGGTCCTCGTCACGGGGGACGGAGCGGTGGGCTACAGCCTCGCCGAGTTCGACTCGATGGTGCGAGCGGGGCTCCCGGTCGTCGTCGTCGTGCTGAACAACCGAGCGTGGGGTGCGACCCTGCACGCTCAGGAGCTCCTGCTCGGACCCGATCGGGTGGTGAACAACCGCCTGGAGAACGGCTCCTACAGCGCCGTCGCGCGGGCGCTCGGAGCCGACGGCATCAACGTGACCGAGCTCGCCGACCTGGTCCCCGCGCTGGAGAGCGCGCTCGTGTCGGGCCGACCGACGTGCATCGACGTGCAGGTCAGCCTCGCCCCGGTGCCGCCCGAGGAGAACGTCATCATGGGCGGCAAGCCCTTCTGAGCGACCCCCGAGACCGCCGGGCGACCCGTCCGGCTCACTGAGAGATGGAGACAGGATGCTCTTCGGATTCGGCCAGCCCCTGGACGGTGTGATCCAGCTGGCGTTCGTCGTGCCCGACCTCGAGAGGGCGATGGAGGAGTACTCGGCGAGGCTCTCCATCGGGCCCTGGACGGTGCTGCGTGACTTCGCGGGTGACGACCCCCGCTACTACGGCGAGCCCACGGAGGCCCGGGCCCACGTCGCCCTCGGCTTCGGCGGCCACCTGCAGTACGAGCTGATCCAGCCCGCTGACGACCTGCCGTCCGTGCACCGCGACATGATCCGCGGACGCGGGTACGGCTTCCACCACTTCGGCGTGGCGACGACGACGTTCGACCGGAGCGTGGCCGAGTACGTCGCGCGGGGCTATCCGGTGGCCTTCAGCGCCTCGGTCGATCCGACGTCGCGGGTGGCCTACTTCGACACCCGCGACGTCCTTCCCGGCATGACCGAGCTGATCGAGGCCAGCGAGTCGACCGACCAGGTCTTCACCGGCATGTACGCGTCGTCGCTCGCCCCTCAGCCCTCCGACTGAACGCCGAGGTAGCTGCCTCGCAGCTCGTCGAGCGAGGCGGCGATCTCCGCGGCCGTTCCCTCGCGCACGATCCTGCCCCTGGACATGACGTAGGCTCGGTCGGCGATCTCGAGTGCGAGCCGGACGTGCTGCTCGACCATCAGGACCGAGCAGCCTGTCTCCTCCACGATCCGGCGGAACACCGGGAGGATCGACTCGACGATGATCGGCGCGAGTCCGAGGCTCATCTCGTCGACGATCAGCAGGGTCGGCCGCAGAGCGAGGGCGCGGGCGAGGGCGAGCATCTGCTGCTCGCCTCCCGAGAGCACCGTGGCCCGGCGGTCGAGGATGTCGCCGAGCTTGGGGAAGTACCCCAGCACCCGAGCGATGTCCTCGGGATCGCGCGAGGCGACCTTGAGGTTCTCCTCGACGGTCAGGCCGCCGAACAGCGAGCGGTCCTCCGGGACGTGAACGATGCCCATCCGGGTGAGTGCGTCGGGGGACCTCTTGAGCAGGTCCCGCTGCTGGAAGAGCACGGTTCCCTTCATGAGGGGGATCAGGCCCGAGATGGCCAGCAGGGTCGTGGTCTTGCCTGCGCCGTTGGGGCCGAGGAGGCAGACGATCTCGCCGCGTCGCACGGTCAGGTCGACACCCTGGGTCACGGGCGTGCCGCCGTAGCCGACGCTGACGGAGTCGAGCTGGAGGAGGACCTCGTCCGTCTCGACGGTCACGGGTGCGCTGGTGTCGGTCATGCTTCGGCCTTCTCCTCGTCGGTGGTGGTTCCCAGGTAGGCCTTGATCACCGCGGGATCGGCGGCGATCTCGGCGGGCGTGCCCTGGGCGATCTGACGGCCGAAGTCGAGCACGTAGATGCGGTCGCAGACGTCGAGGACGAGGTTCATGTCGTGGTCCACGAGGAGCACGGAGATCCCGTCCGCGGCGAGTCCGCGGAGCTGGCGACCGAGCTCGGCGCCCTCGGCATCGTCGAGTCCGGCGCCCGGCTCATCCATGAGGACGAGGGCGGGGGATGCGACGATCGCACGGGCGACGCCGACGAGCACGCGCTGTCCGTGGGAGAGCTCCCCCGGCAGGCGCCCCGCGAGTCCGGCGATGCCGAGCCGGTCGAGCACCGGATCGATCTCCACCCGCTGCCGCCTGCCGCGGAGCCGATCAGCGAGCGGTGTGTGCCCGGCGCCGACCTTCACATTCTCGGACACCGTCAGATCCTCGAACAGGCTGACGGACTGCCAGGTACGGCTCAGGCCCAGACGGCTCCGCCGGTGGGCTCGCTCTCCCCGCAGCTCGTGACCGTTCAGCGTGATGGAGCCGGTCATCGGGGCGAACCCCGAGACGGCGTCGATGAACGAGGTCTTGCCGGCGCCGTTCGGCCCGATCAGACCCACGATCTCGCCGCGGTCGACATGCAGGTCGACGTCGCTCACGGCCTTCACACCGCCGTACGAGACCGACAGCTTGGACGAGACCAGGACACTGCTCTCCGCCATGTCACACCTCCACTCGGACGGGGGCGGCCGCCGCCGGCGCCGTCCGCTGCTTCCGCTTCGCGGCCCGTCGCGCGAACTTGTCGCGGAAGAAGCCCGCGATGCCATCCGGATTGCCCACCACCGTGGCCAGCACGGCCACTCCCGCGATCAGGGTCTGGAAGGCCGAATCGATGTTGAGGAGGTTCGTGATGGTGTACATCATCACTCCCTGCGTCACGAGGAGTCCGCCGATCACCGCCCCCGAGACCGTCGTGATCCCGCCCAGGTAGGCGATCGCGAGGAACGAAATGGCGGTGAACTCGTCGAAGCGCGTCGCTGTGACGAGGCCGAAGTTGTACCCGTAGAGCGTGCCGGCGACACCGGCGATGAGCCCGGCCAGGCCGAAGGCGAGCAGCTTGGTGCTCACGACGCTCACCCCGGCCGCCGCGGCGGCCGCCTCGTTCGCGCGCACCGCGAGCATCCGGGCGCCGAGGGCGCTCCTGCGGACCGAGACCACGAGCAGGGCGATGAGGCACGTGATGATCAGGATGAACAGCGCGAACCCGGGACTGGGGACGCTCGTGCCGAGGTTCCAGAACGAGTCCGTGGTACCGAGCTTGATGCCGAGGAACTCGGGTGGCGGCACGGTCGCAGCGGTCGTCCCACCACCCCAGTCGGGATTGCGGAACCACAGGCTCTGGATCGCGACCGCGCCGGCGAGGGTGACCACGGCGAGCTGCATGCCGCGCATCCGAAGGGCGGGCAGAGCCACGAGCAGGCTCACCGCCGCGGCGACCAGCACCGCGAGGACGGCACCCAGGGGGAAGCCGATCCCGGCGCCCAGCGCCAGCTTCGAGGTCACGAAGCCGGCGATGCCCGCGATCGCCATCTGACCGAGGGTGACCTGCCCGAGGTAGCCCGTGATCACGACGATCGACATGCAGACGATGGCCCCGATGAGGCTCGTGATCAGAGCCTGACGCCAGCCGTACGGGGCGAACGCGATGATGGCCAGAGCGAGGACGATGGCGACGGAGAACCGGATCAGGAGCTTGCGGGGCCGAGGCGCGCGCGGCAGCCGTGGTTGAGCCTCGGTGAGGCGGTCGGGCAGGTTGCGGCCGCGCACGAACAGCACGATCGCGATGATCAGGAACGGCAACACCTCCTTCACGCCCGGCAGGGGTGCGTTGTTGACGGTCGGGAACCAGTCGAAGCCTTGGGCGTAGGTGACCAGTGCCTGCGCCATGCCGATCCCGATCCCCGCGAGGGCGGCGACCCAGAAGGACGCGAAGCCGGCGAGCAGCACCGCGCTCAGCGCCGAGACGATGAACAGGCTCATCGCCGTGGGCTGAAGCCCGATCAGCGGGCTGACCAGCACGCCGATGAGACCGGTGATCACGGAGGCGATGACCCAGTTGATCGCCTCGAGCCGGGCGGGGTTCACGCCGAGGAGCAGGGCCCCCTTGCGGTTGTCCGCCGCCGCGCGGGTCTTGATGCCGAACGAGGTCCGCCGATAGACGAACGTGAGTGCCGCAGCGGCGATCAGGGCGAGCACGAGGATGATGAGCCGGTCGAGCGGGAGCG encodes:
- a CDS encoding ABC transporter permease, which codes for MEILTFLLLSLGAGALIATMALSLVLTFRASGVINFAAGATAAFIAYAYWDLTSRGRLFLGVEIPLTSDGSGIDGWLAVLICLAIAALLGYLQYLLVYRPLRNAGALAKVVASSGVLLVLQSLVVLTFGSDTRVVSPLLPQTPLAIGGLSLPLDRLIILVLALIAAAALTFVYRRTSFGIKTRAAADNRKGALLLGVNPARLEAINWVIASVITGLIGVLVSPLIGLQPTAMSLFIVSALSAVLLAGFASFWVAALAGIGIGMAQALVTYAQGFDWFPTVNNAPLPGVKEVLPFLIIAIVLFVRGRNLPDRLTEAQPRLPRAPRPRKLLIRFSVAIVLALAIIAFAPYGWRQALITSLIGAIVCMSIVVITGYLGQVTLGQMAIAGIAGFVTSKLALGAGIGFPLGAVLAVLVAAAVSLLVALPALRMRGMQLAVVTLAGAVAIQSLWFRNPDWGGGTTAATVPPPEFLGIKLGTTDSFWNLGTSVPSPGFALFILIITCLIALLVVSVRRSALGARMLAVRANEAAAAAAGVSVVSTKLLAFGLAGLIAGVAGTLYGYNFGLVTATRFDEFTAISFLAIAYLGGITTVSGAVIGGLLVTQGVMMYTITNLLNIDSAFQTLIAGVAVLATVVGNPDGIAGFFRDKFARRAAKRKQRTAPAAAAPVRVEV